One region of Brassica napus cultivar Da-Ae chromosome A10, Da-Ae, whole genome shotgun sequence genomic DNA includes:
- the LOC106369421 gene encoding uncharacterized protein LOC106369421, giving the protein MDKVLMELSLDEEEAPFEMPDLLEFCSTERNRRSLIGRLLNPPCQNMASLIYDMPRKWQKFDRVRGIALSKERFQFIFQNEYDLEDVLSKGIHTYNEWSLAIERWVEQPPPDYLQFVLLWVQISNIPVNYYTSEAFTAFGDLVGKVVTVAFDPDKPHSREYVRAQIIFNVANPPRKSKIFNLKKVVLWRFPTSMKGFRKDIIIVKE; this is encoded by the coding sequence ATGGATAAAGTGCTGATGGAGCTGTCCTTAGATGAAGAGGAAGCTCCTTTTGAGATGCCAGATTTACTAGAATTCTGTTCAAcagaaagaaacagaagaagcttgattggaagATTGCTCAATCCGCCTTGTCAGAATATGGCTAGCTTAATATATGATATGCCAAGGAAGTGGCAGAAATTTGATCGTGTAAGAGGAATTGCGCTCTCCAAAGAACGGtttcagtttatttttcaaaacgaaTATGATTTGGAGGATGTGCTGAGTAAGGGTATTCATACTTACAACGAATGGTCTTTAGCGATAGAGAGATGGGTTGAACAACCTCCTCCAGACTATCTTCAATTTGTTCTGCTGTGGGTCCAGATCAGTAATATCCCGGTTAATTACTACACATCGGAGGCGTTCACAGCTTTTGGAGATTTGGTGGGGAAAGTTGTTACTGTGGCTTTTGATCCTGACAAGCCGCATAGTCGAGAATATGTTCGAGCTCAGATTATATTCAACGTAGCAAATCCCCCGAGGAAATCCAAAATATTCAATTTGAAAAAGGTGGTTCTGTGGAGATTTCCTACTTCTATGAAAGGGTTCAGAAAAGATATTATCATTGTCAAAGAATGA